TTCTATTGGCGCTGTTTTTGCAGGGGCGGTGTGGGGAGACCATTGCAGTCCTATTTCTGATACTACTATTATGAGTTCCATGTTTAGTGGAGCAGATCATATGGATCACGTAAATACTCAAATGCCTTATGCTTTTGTAGCGGCTTTTGGGGCTGTTGTGGGATATGCTCTTCTGGCCCTGGGAATATCTGTTTACGTTGGTTTGGCGATAGGGACCCTTGCATCATGTGCCTTATTCTATTTTATTTCTAAACCTATAGAGCAAAAAGCCTGAGGAAAATACGGAAGCCTTCTTATAAAAGGTACGGTACAATAATGGCAGAGGAAAACCTCTGCCATTTTTAATGAATAATACGAGGTGTTTACTTTGTTGGAATTTGCTAAAATCCAAGGGAATGGCAATGATTTTGTGGTTATAGATAATCGGGATAAGAAATTGTCTGAAAGAGAGCTATCTGATCTCGCTCAAAAGGTATGTGAGCGCCGTCAATCTTTAGGCGGTGACGGGCTTTTGGTCGTAGAGGTATCGAAGACGTATGATTTTAAAATGCGGCTTTTCAATAGCGATGGTTCAGAAGCGGAAATGTGTGGAAATGGAGCTCGATGTATTGCCAGGTATGCGCAAAAAAAGATGCTGGCAGGGGAGCAAATGGTATTTGAGACATTAGCTGGTGCGATTCGTGCTACAGTTCAAGGAGCTTATGTAGAACTTGATATGGGAGAGATACATCTTTCAGAAGGTTTTTGGGGGGAGAATCTTACAGTGGAAGGAATGACTTTCCCCTTCGTATACCTTGTAGTTGGAGTCCCTCATTGTGTGCTATTTGTGGAGGATCTCCATGGTTTTTCGAGAGATGAGCTGGTTTTTATAGGACGAACAATTCGGCATGATACGCAACGTTTTCCTAAGGGAACAAACGTTAATTTTGTAGAGAAAACAGGCCAGTCTGCGTTACAGAGTATCACTTATGAAAGAGGAGTAGAAGATCTGACTCTTTCCTGCGGGACAGGTTCCGTAGCTTCAGCTATTGCCTCGGCTATAGTTTTCGATATGTCCTCACCAGTGGAGGTACATAATCCTGGAGGAATAAATTGGGTATCTCTGCAATTTAACGAGTCGAAGAGTCAATGCCATGCTTATTTGAAAGGGAAAACAGTAATAGTTGCGGAAGGACGGCTTTGTGAGGAACAACTATAGGTAAAAGGAGAAGACGGGAAGACGCCGAGGAGGTGCAATGGATGAAACGAAGTAGAAAAATGACCCTCGCTCTTTTTGTAGCTGTAGGGATAGTAGGCTTACTTCTCATTGTGGGAAGTTTGAATATTGGCGGAGACTTGGTAAAACGAGAGGCTAGTCAGGCCGCAGCTACCATCATGGGGGCAGATCTTGCTATCGATAGTGTCATGGGCAATCCTTTGCGGGGATATAAGCTCTATGGTCTTCACTTAAGAAAGGGAGAGAACGTTCTCTTATCGGCGGAGTCGATTGGGGTAAAAATAAACCTTATGTCAGTTCTGTCGAAAAATCCTCGTCTCTCTCAGGTGACAATCGAAGGTATTATGGCAGATGCGGATTTATTAGCTAAAGAGATTGCTTCTATGAAAGTGGAAGCTGGTGGTGGAGAAACTCCAGTAGAAGAGGTAGCTCTAAAGGGAGGAGTCGTTCGCTCTCCGTGGGGGGAGACTTCTATCACAAAAGCTTCAATTTCTCTTGGTCGGGAAAGTATAAAAACATTTCTAGATATAGCCATGAATAGTGTCCCGGTTAAAGGGGATATTGCTTTGAAGCGGACTGAAAAGGGACTGGACCTGAAAGATCTCGATCTACGTGTGGGCGATGGGGAAGTAAAGGTCAATGGAAGTGTCATGCCCGCCCTTTCGTTGAAAGGGGATCTCAATAAATTGAATGTATCTCAAATTGTACACCTTTGGCCAGTTCTTCCTATGGATAGTTACGATGGAACTCTTTCTGTTCGTTTCTTTGCTAATGGAACGTGGGATAATCCCCAACTTCAAGGTCATCTTTCTTTTGCGGGTGCGTCTCTAGCAGGGTATCCAGTACAGGAGGTCGAGAGCGACCTGAAATATGAGAATTTCCGCTTAGATCTCGATAACCTGCAGGGCGTAGTGTTTGCATTGCCTCTTCAAGGACGAGCGACAGCGGCATTTGCTCCTGGAAAAGTGCCATCCCTGGATCTTGCCCTTAGAGGCGAGAAGGCGTCTCTTGCCAATCTTCGAGATAAATTTCCTGCCCTGAATTCTGTTAAGGGAACAGTGGATTCTTTTTCAGTTTCCCTAAAGGGTTCTGTAACGGCACTTTCAGGGAACATAGATTTAAAAGCTTCACAAATCGAAGCCTATGGGCAGGATCTTCGAAATAATATGTTGACCGTTGTTTTTAAGGATTCTACTGCCACTGTAAATGGAACGTCTATGCTAGACAAAGGGGCTCTCTCATTGAAAGGCACGGTAGCTCAAATTCAAAAGGATCCCCTTCTTAATATCAATGTTGCGGCACGAAGTCTCGATATTGGTAAAATCGCAGTTTCCTTTCCTAAACCTCCCAAGGTGAAACCTATAGGAGATGTAAGTGGTGATGTAACTGTGAAAGGACGTATGGCTCAGCCTCGATTAGAAGGATCGGTATGGTCTAATCATATAGCTGTAGGGGAAGAAGCTATGGATGATCTAGCTTTAGCTTTTATTTTTCAAAATGACACGCTATCAGTTTCTACGGCGAAAGGTCGATGGCGTGGAATTCCTCTTGTGGGGAGGGGAGCCGTAGCTCATATTTCCCAGCCGTCTCCTTATCTGGATCTTGTTTTTGAAGTTCCCAATGTAGAGCCTCAAGTTCTGGAATCTTTTGTCCCTGCTTTAAAGGAGTATGAACTTCGTGGTTCAGTAACAGGAACGGCACATGTATCTGGCACTCTTTCTACTCCTGGTGTGCAGATGTCTCTTCGTTCAACACGTCTTGGATTTATGGGGCAGGGATATGTTGCGAATATGGACATGGGAACGGCATTTACTTTCAAAGATGGGGTTCCTAAAGAGGTGGGACTTAACCTTTCTGCTGGTGCTATGGGCTTTGCGGGTATAGGTGCGGAGAAAATATCAGCTCGTATTGATGTTTCTCAGGAACGGATATCTCTAACCCAGGCTCGTGCCACTCTTGGGGCGGGTGAAGTTTCCGGGGCGGGAACGGTTAAAATAAAGCCTAAAGAGCCAGCTGATGTAGATCTTTCTTTCGCAGTAAAAAATGGGGATCTCGGTGTTTTAGCTCGTGCAGGAAAATTATCCTATCCCATGTCGGGGACCCTCGATGGCTCCATTACGTTGAAAGGTCGATCTGATAATCCTTCTATTTCGGTGGATATGAACTCTCCGCGAATTGCCTTCTCCGGATTGTCTTTCACAAATATGACGGGGAGTCTTGTAGGCAATGTTGAAAAACTGACTTTAAAGAATTTTAACGCAGCTGTTGGCGGTGGTTCGCTTACTGCTTCCGGTGCTTTCTACCTTAAAAAAGAAACTCCTGCTGCTGAGATTGTCCTCGATGGCAAAGGACTCGACATAGCTTCTCTTTCATCGGGATTCCCAGAGGCTGTTGCATATAAACCGACAGGATCTTTTAGTGTAAAATTTGATGGAACTATTTCAGGGAGTACCAGTAGCGGGAAGGGGACCCTTTCTTCCCCGGCATGTTCCATAGCTGGAATAAAATTCGATGATATCTCATACCCCTTTATCCTCAAGGGGATGACTCTCTTTTTCCCAGAAGGTCGGGCTCGCCTTTATGGTGGTGCAGCCACTGGGAAAGGAGAGGTAGATTTTAGCAAGGGATTTTTCAGCAAAACGGTAAGCATGGAAAACGTAGACGTGGATCCTCTTTTACAAGACGCTACAGGAGGGCTGAAAGGTCATATTCAAGGAAAAGCGAAAGGGTCAGCTACTATTTCTGGAACCTTCGGCAAAAAGTTTTCGTTGAATGGGAAAGGCGAAATGCGTATGGGAGAAGGGGCTATTACAGATTTCAAAGCGGTAAAGGTAGGAGCGGCTCTTTATGGCCTTTCGTCTATACGATTTGTTTCAGTAGTAGCTCCATTTAAGTTGGAAACGCATCGCATTCTTCTCGATAATGCCAAGGCGACGGCTGTGGAGGGAGATCCGATCTATCGCTTCATTAAGGCCTCCGGTCCAATTGGATTTGATACCTCCTTAGGGCTTCAGTGTAGTGGAAACGCAAATATACAGGTATTAAATGCTCTTTTTGGAGGAGTAGCGGGTGTTCTTGGCGCGGGT
This portion of the Aminobacterium mobile DSM 12262 genome encodes:
- the dapF gene encoding diaminopimelate epimerase, with translation MLEFAKIQGNGNDFVVIDNRDKKLSERELSDLAQKVCERRQSLGGDGLLVVEVSKTYDFKMRLFNSDGSEAEMCGNGARCIARYAQKKMLAGEQMVFETLAGAIRATVQGAYVELDMGEIHLSEGFWGENLTVEGMTFPFVYLVVGVPHCVLFVEDLHGFSRDELVFIGRTIRHDTQRFPKGTNVNFVEKTGQSALQSITYERGVEDLTLSCGTGSVASAIASAIVFDMSSPVEVHNPGGINWVSLQFNESKSQCHAYLKGKTVIVAEGRLCEEQL